From a single Loigolactobacillus coryniformis subsp. coryniformis KCTC 3167 = DSM 20001 genomic region:
- the rpsL gene encoding 30S ribosomal protein S12 — protein MPTINQLVRKGRKSRTTKSDAPALNFGYNSMKKIQTNNPAPQKRGVATRVGTMTPKKPNSALRKYARVRLSNLIEVTAYIPGIGHNLQEHSVVLIRGGRVKDLPGVRYHIVRGALDTAGVTDRMQSRSKYGTKRPKK, from the coding sequence ATGCCTACGATTAACCAATTAGTACGTAAAGGTCGTAAATCTAGAACTACTAAATCTGATGCACCTGCTTTAAACTTCGGGTACAACAGTATGAAAAAGATCCAAACTAACAATCCTGCACCACAAAAACGTGGGGTAGCAACTCGTGTCGGTACAATGACACCTAAAAAGCCTAACTCCGCATTACGTAAGTATGCGCGTGTTCGCTTGTCTAACTTGATCGAAGTTACTGCTTATATCCCTGGTATTGGCCATAACTTGCAAGAACATAGTGTTGTTTTGATCCGTGGCGGCCGTGTTAAGGATTTACCTGGTGTACGTTACCATATCGTCCGTGGTGCTTTAGATACTGCCGGTGTTACTGACCGTATGCAAAGCCGTTCCAAGTACGGTACAAAACGTCCTAAGAAATAA
- the rpsG gene encoding 30S ribosomal protein S7: MPRKGAAAKRDVLPDPIYNSKLVTRLINRLMVDGKRGTASTILYKSFDNIKESTGNDPLEVFEQAMKNIMPVLEVKARRVGGSNYQVPIEVRPDRRTTLGLRWLVQYSRQRGEHTMDERLAREIMDAANNTGAAVKKREDTHKMADANRAFAHYRW; encoded by the coding sequence ATGCCAAGAAAAGGCGCTGCAGCAAAACGCGATGTATTACCAGATCCAATTTACAATTCTAAATTGGTTACGCGCTTGATCAACCGTTTGATGGTTGACGGTAAGCGTGGTACTGCGTCCACAATTCTTTACAAATCATTTGACAACATCAAAGAATCAACTGGTAACGATCCATTGGAAGTTTTCGAACAAGCAATGAAGAACATCATGCCAGTTCTTGAAGTTAAAGCTCGCCGTGTTGGTGGCTCTAACTACCAAGTACCGATCGAAGTACGTCCAGATCGTCGTACAACATTAGGTTTACGTTGGTTGGTTCAATATTCACGTCAACGTGGCGAACATACAATGGATGAACGCTTAGCACGTGAAATTATGGATGCCGCTAACAATACCGGCGCAGCAGTTAAGAAGCGTGAAGATACGCATAAAATGGCTGACGCTAACCGTGCATTTGCACATTATCGTTGGTAA
- the fusA gene encoding elongation factor G, which yields MANTREFPLERTRNIGIVAHIDAGKTTATERILYYTGKIHKIGETHEGASQMDWMEQEQERGITITSAATTAQWKNHRINIIDTPGHVDFTIEVERSLRVLDGAVVILDAQAGVEPQTENVWRQSTTYGVPRIVFANKMDKLGADFDYSVSTIRDRLQANALPIQMPIGAEDDFEGVIDLVEMKADLYDEDELGTKWDTVDVPDEYKEEAAKRRTQLIEQLADIDDGIMEKYLDGQDIPKDEIKAAIRKATLNLEAYPVLAGSAFKNKGVQMMLDAVNDYLPSPLDVKPYPATDPATGEEVELVAGDDKNFAALAFKIATDPFVGRLTFIRVYSGTLESGSYVLNATKDTRERVGRLLQMHSNHRTEIPEVFSGDIAAAIGLKNTTTGDSLTDVKHPLILESMEFPDPVIQVSIEPKTKADQDKMDIALQKLAEEDPSFKAETNPETGETLIAGMGELHLDIIVDRMRREFNVEATVGAPQVAYRETFTKQASAQGKFVRQSGGKGQYGDVWVEFTPNEEGGGFEFEDNIVGGVVPREFIPAVEQGLKEAMANGVLAGYPLVDVKARLYDGSYHDVDSSEAAFKVAASMSLRAAAKKAGAVILEPIMKVEIVAPEDNLGDVMGHVTARRGRVEGMEARGNTQMVNAMVPLSEMFGYATTLRSATQGRGTFTMTFDHYEAVPKSVQAEIIKKNGGTPAAD from the coding sequence ATGGCAAACACTCGTGAATTTCCGTTAGAAAGAACCCGTAATATTGGGATCGTTGCCCATATTGATGCCGGTAAAACAACGGCAACTGAGCGTATCTTGTATTACACTGGTAAAATCCATAAAATTGGTGAAACCCATGAAGGTGCTTCACAAATGGACTGGATGGAACAAGAACAAGAACGTGGTATTACGATCACTTCTGCAGCAACAACTGCACAATGGAAGAACCATCGGATCAACATCATCGATACTCCAGGACACGTTGACTTCACAATCGAAGTTGAACGTTCCCTACGTGTCTTAGATGGTGCCGTTGTTATTCTTGATGCTCAAGCAGGGGTTGAACCACAAACTGAAAATGTTTGGCGTCAATCAACTACTTACGGTGTTCCTCGTATCGTATTCGCTAATAAGATGGATAAGCTTGGTGCAGACTTTGATTATTCCGTTTCTACTATTAGAGATCGTTTACAAGCTAACGCATTGCCAATCCAAATGCCAATCGGTGCTGAAGATGACTTCGAAGGTGTCATTGACTTGGTTGAAATGAAAGCTGATCTTTATGACGAAGATGAATTAGGGACTAAATGGGATACCGTTGACGTACCTGATGAATATAAAGAAGAAGCAGCAAAACGCCGGACACAATTGATTGAACAATTGGCCGACATTGATGATGGCATCATGGAAAAATATCTTGACGGTCAAGATATTCCTAAGGATGAAATCAAAGCAGCTATCCGTAAAGCAACTTTGAATTTGGAAGCTTACCCAGTATTAGCTGGTTCAGCCTTCAAGAACAAAGGTGTGCAGATGATGTTGGATGCCGTTAACGATTACTTGCCATCACCACTTGATGTTAAACCATATCCAGCAACTGATCCTGCTACAGGTGAAGAAGTTGAACTGGTTGCCGGTGACGATAAAAACTTCGCTGCCTTAGCATTTAAGATCGCAACGGATCCATTCGTTGGTCGTTTAACCTTTATCCGTGTGTACTCCGGTACTTTGGAATCAGGTTCATACGTCTTGAACGCAACTAAGGATACTCGTGAACGTGTTGGTCGTTTGCTACAAATGCATTCTAACCACCGTACTGAAATTCCTGAAGTTTTCTCTGGTGATATTGCTGCTGCTATCGGTTTGAAGAACACTACAACTGGTGATTCCTTAACTGATGTTAAGCATCCATTGATTCTTGAATCAATGGAATTTCCTGATCCAGTTATCCAGGTTTCAATCGAACCTAAGACTAAAGCAGATCAAGATAAGATGGATATTGCTTTACAAAAGCTTGCTGAAGAAGATCCAAGTTTCAAGGCTGAAACAAACCCTGAAACTGGCGAAACTTTAATTGCCGGTATGGGCGAATTGCATTTGGATATCATCGTTGACCGTATGCGTCGTGAATTCAACGTTGAAGCAACTGTTGGTGCACCACAAGTTGCTTACCGTGAAACATTCACAAAACAAGCTTCCGCTCAAGGTAAGTTTGTTCGCCAGTCTGGTGGTAAAGGTCAATATGGTGACGTTTGGGTCGAATTTACACCTAACGAAGAGGGTGGCGGCTTCGAATTCGAAGACAACATCGTCGGTGGTGTCGTTCCTCGTGAATTTATCCCAGCCGTTGAACAAGGTTTGAAAGAAGCTATGGCTAACGGTGTCTTGGCTGGTTACCCATTGGTCGACGTTAAGGCTCGTCTATATGATGGTTCTTATCATGATGTCGATTCTAGTGAAGCCGCATTTAAAGTTGCCGCTTCAATGTCACTTCGTGCTGCTGCTAAAAAGGCTGGCGCAGTGATTCTAGAACCAATCATGAAGGTCGAAATCGTTGCTCCTGAAGATAATTTAGGGGACGTTATGGGCCACGTAACAGCTCGTCGCGGCCGTGTTGAAGGTATGGAAGCACGTGGTAACACGCAAATGGTTAATGCCATGGTTCCATTATCCGAAATGTTCGGTTATGCAACAACCTTACGTTCAGCTACCCAAGGCCGTGGTACTTTCACAATGACATTTGATCATTACGAAGCTGTACCTAAGTCAGTTCAAGCTGAAATTATTAAGAAAAATGGCGGCACACCAGCTGCAGACTAA
- a CDS encoding cysteine hydrolase family protein, translated as MANNTALLIIDYTNDFVADNGALTAGKPAQVIESAIVALADQFITRNDWVFLPTDVHKPHDPYHPETKLFPPHNVADSWGRELYGQLASWYTTNQKLTRVIQFAKTRYSAFAGTDLDLRLRERQIDTLHLTGVCTDICVLHTAISAYNLGYHLVIHRGAVATFNPQGQEWALDHFANVLGAKIVD; from the coding sequence TTGGCAAACAATACCGCGTTACTGATCATTGATTATACCAACGACTTCGTAGCTGATAACGGCGCCTTAACTGCTGGTAAACCAGCGCAAGTAATCGAGTCAGCTATCGTAGCATTAGCAGATCAATTTATCACTCGCAATGACTGGGTATTTCTCCCCACCGATGTGCATAAGCCCCACGACCCCTACCATCCTGAAACCAAATTATTTCCACCGCACAATGTTGCTGACAGCTGGGGCCGTGAATTATATGGCCAGTTAGCTTCCTGGTACACGACTAATCAAAAGTTGACCAGAGTTATTCAGTTCGCCAAAACGCGTTATAGTGCCTTCGCTGGCACTGATTTGGACTTACGCTTACGGGAACGGCAGATCGACACCTTGCATCTAACTGGCGTCTGCACTGACATTTGCGTTTTGCACACCGCCATTAGCGCATATAACCTCGGCTACCACTTAGTCATTCATCGTGGTGCCGTAGCCACTTTTAATCCGCAAGGTCAAGAATGGGCCCTAGATCATTTTGCCAACGTCCTTGGTGCCAAAATTGTTGATTAA
- the rpsJ gene encoding 30S ribosomal protein S10, protein MAKQKIRIRLKAYEHRILDQSAEKIVETAKRTGATISGPIPLPTERTLYTVIRATHKFKDSREQFEMRTHKRLIDIINPTPKTVDALMKLDLPSGVDIEIKL, encoded by the coding sequence ATGGCAAAACAAAAGATTCGCATTCGCCTAAAGGCTTACGAACATCGTATCTTAGATCAATCTGCTGAAAAGATTGTCGAGACAGCAAAACGGACAGGGGCTACGATCTCTGGTCCAATTCCGTTGCCAACGGAACGTACATTATATACAGTTATCCGGGCAACACATAAGTTTAAAGACTCACGTGAACAATTTGAAATGCGCACACACAAACGTCTAATCGACATCATCAACCCAACACCTAAAACTGTTGACGCTTTGATGAAGTTAGACTTACCAAGTGGTGTGGATATCGAAATTAAATTATAG
- the rplC gene encoding 50S ribosomal protein L3, with protein MTRKGILGTKVGMTQVFTDAGELIPVTVIQATPNVVLQVKTPETDGYEAIQVGFQDKREVLSNKPAKGHVAKANTTPKRFIREFRDVDLGDIKVGDEIKVDTFEAGEIVDVTGTTKGHGFQGVIKKNNQRRGPMAHGSRYHRRPGSLGAIINRVFPGKALPGRMGNNTVTIQNLEVVRVDTDRNVILIKGNVPGAKKSLITIKDAVKAAK; from the coding sequence ATGACCAGAAAAGGAATCTTAGGAACAAAAGTAGGTATGACGCAAGTCTTTACTGACGCCGGTGAATTAATCCCAGTTACTGTTATCCAAGCAACACCTAACGTGGTATTGCAAGTGAAAACACCAGAAACTGACGGTTACGAAGCTATCCAAGTCGGTTTTCAAGACAAACGTGAAGTTTTATCAAACAAACCTGCTAAGGGTCATGTTGCAAAAGCAAATACGACTCCTAAGCGCTTCATTCGAGAATTTCGCGATGTAGACTTAGGAGATATCAAGGTTGGCGATGAAATCAAAGTTGATACATTCGAGGCTGGCGAAATCGTCGACGTCACGGGTACAACTAAGGGTCATGGTTTCCAAGGCGTTATCAAGAAGAACAACCAACGTCGTGGACCTATGGCGCACGGTTCTCGTTACCATCGTCGTCCTGGTTCATTAGGTGCGATCATTAACCGGGTATTCCCAGGTAAAGCACTACCAGGCCGTATGGGTAACAACACCGTTACTATCCAAAACTTAGAAGTCGTTCGTGTTGATACAGACCGTAATGTGATCTTGATCAAGGGTAATGTCCCTGGTGCTAAGAAATCATTAATTACGATTAAAGACGCTGTTAAGGCAGCTAAATAA
- the rplD gene encoding 50S ribosomal protein L4: protein MPNVALYKQDGSQNGDVQLNDDIFGIAPNDNVVFDAIIMQRASLRQGTHAVKNRSAVRGGGRKPWRQKGTGRARQGSIRSPQWRGGGVVFGPTPRSYSYKLPKKVRRLAIKSVLSQKVIDGNIIVVDAFSFEQPKTKLFAESLKSLDVQTKALVVLEDGNDQAALAARNLPNVSVVSADGINVLDVVANDKLILTQAALSQVEEALA, encoded by the coding sequence ATGCCAAATGTAGCATTATACAAACAAGATGGCAGCCAAAACGGCGACGTTCAATTGAACGATGACATTTTTGGTATTGCCCCTAACGATAACGTTGTGTTTGATGCAATCATCATGCAACGTGCATCATTACGCCAAGGTACACATGCCGTTAAAAACCGTAGTGCCGTTCGCGGTGGTGGCCGCAAGCCATGGCGTCAAAAAGGTACTGGTCGTGCCCGTCAAGGTTCGATCCGTTCACCTCAATGGCGTGGCGGTGGTGTTGTCTTTGGTCCTACACCACGTTCATATAGCTATAAATTACCGAAGAAGGTACGTCGCTTAGCAATTAAGTCCGTTCTTTCCCAAAAAGTGATTGATGGTAACATCATCGTTGTTGATGCATTTAGCTTCGAACAACCTAAAACAAAACTTTTTGCAGAAAGCCTTAAGAGCTTAGATGTACAAACTAAAGCATTAGTAGTTCTTGAAGATGGTAACGATCAAGCTGCACTTGCTGCACGTAACTTGCCAAACGTTTCTGTGGTTTCCGCAGATGGTATTAACGTGCTTGATGTCGTAGCTAACGATAAATTGATCCTGACTCAAGCTGCTCTTTCTCAAGTAGAGGAGGCTCTTGCATAA
- the rplW gene encoding 50S ribosomal protein L23: MEAREVVLRPWITEQSMSLMDDKKYTFEVDVRANKTQVKYAIEEIFDVKVKNVNIANVRGKLKRQGRYAGMTKKRRKAVVALTDDSKEITIFEK, encoded by the coding sequence ATGGAAGCACGCGAAGTTGTTTTACGCCCATGGATCACTGAACAATCAATGAGCTTGATGGACGATAAAAAATACACATTCGAAGTTGACGTTCGCGCTAACAAGACACAAGTTAAGTACGCGATCGAAGAAATCTTCGACGTTAAAGTTAAAAATGTCAACATTGCAAACGTACGTGGTAAGTTAAAACGCCAAGGTCGTTATGCTGGTATGACTAAGAAACGTCGTAAAGCAGTTGTTGCTTTGACTGACGATTCAAAAGAAATTACAATTTTCGAAAAATAA
- the rplB gene encoding 50S ribosomal protein L2, producing the protein MAIRKYKPTTNGRRNMTGSDFAEITKTKPEKSLTEYMTKTAGRNAHGHITVRHRAGGHKRQYRVIDFKRQKDNVPAIVKAIEYDPNRSANIALLQYTDGIKTYIIAPKGLEVGMQVQSGPDADIKVGNALPLANIPVGTVIHNIELKPGHGAQLVRSAGASAQILGKEGKYALVRLGSGEVRMILIVNRATIGAVGNEQHELINIGKAGRKRWMGIRPTVRGSVMNPNDHPHGGGEGKAPIGRPSPLSPWGKKTLGKKTRNKRKQSSKFIVRDRKRGKH; encoded by the coding sequence GTGGCGATTAGAAAATACAAACCGACTACAAACGGTCGGCGGAATATGACTGGCTCTGATTTTGCTGAAATCACAAAAACAAAGCCTGAAAAGTCATTAACCGAATATATGACAAAAACTGCGGGCCGTAATGCTCATGGCCATATCACAGTTCGTCATCGCGCCGGCGGTCACAAGCGTCAATACCGTGTGATCGACTTCAAGCGCCAAAAAGATAATGTACCTGCAATCGTTAAAGCTATTGAATACGATCCAAATCGTTCAGCTAACATTGCGTTACTACAATACACAGATGGTATTAAAACTTATATCATTGCACCAAAAGGTTTAGAAGTTGGCATGCAGGTTCAATCTGGCCCAGATGCTGATATCAAAGTTGGTAATGCTTTACCACTTGCTAATATCCCTGTTGGTACAGTTATCCATAATATTGAATTGAAACCAGGCCATGGCGCACAATTAGTTCGCTCAGCTGGTGCTTCAGCTCAGATCTTGGGTAAAGAAGGTAAGTATGCTTTGGTTCGTTTAGGTTCAGGCGAAGTTCGCATGATCTTGATCGTTAACCGGGCTACGATCGGTGCTGTTGGTAATGAACAACACGAATTGATCAACATCGGTAAAGCTGGTCGTAAACGCTGGATGGGTATCCGTCCTACAGTTCGTGGTTCTGTAATGAACCCTAACGACCATCCACACGGTGGTGGTGAAGGTAAGGCTCCTATCGGTCGTCCATCACCATTGTCACCATGGGGTAAAAAGACCCTTGGTAAGAAGACTCGTAACAAGCGCAAACAATCATCTAAATTCATTGTTCGTGATCGTAAACGGGGCAAACATTAA
- the rpsS gene encoding 30S ribosomal protein S19 has product MSRSLKKGPFADDHLLKKIAAQADQDKKTVIKTWSRRSTIFPSFIGYTIAVYDGRKHVPVYIQDDMVGHKLGEFVPTRTFHGHASDDRKTKAK; this is encoded by the coding sequence ATGAGCCGAAGCTTAAAAAAAGGACCATTCGCTGATGACCATTTATTGAAAAAGATCGCTGCACAAGCCGATCAAGACAAGAAGACCGTTATTAAAACTTGGTCTCGTCGTTCGACGATTTTCCCAAGTTTTATTGGTTACACTATTGCCGTATATGATGGACGGAAACATGTCCCAGTTTATATTCAAGATGACATGGTCGGCCATAAATTAGGCGAATTCGTCCCAACACGGACATTCCATGGTCACGCAAGCGATGACCGTAAGACCAAAGCAAAATAA
- the rplV gene encoding 50S ribosomal protein L22 gives MSEQITSARAVAKTVRIAPRKARLVMDLIRGKSVAEAIAILKFTPRGASPIIAKVLNSAIANAENNFDLDAESLVVSEAFVNEGPTLKRFRPRAKGSASPINKRTSHITVVVSEK, from the coding sequence ATGTCAGAACAAATTACATCAGCTCGTGCCGTTGCTAAAACAGTACGGATCGCTCCTCGGAAAGCTCGCTTAGTAATGGACTTAATCCGTGGAAAGAGTGTTGCTGAAGCAATTGCAATTCTTAAATTCACCCCAAGAGGCGCTTCACCAATTATTGCTAAGGTATTAAACTCAGCAATTGCGAACGCTGAAAACAACTTCGACTTAGATGCTGAAAGCTTGGTAGTTAGCGAAGCTTTTGTTAACGAAGGACCAACTCTGAAACGTTTCCGTCCTCGTGCCAAAGGTTCTGCTTCACCGATCAACAAACGGACAAGCCACATCACAGTCGTTGTATCTGAAAAATAA
- the rplP gene encoding 50S ribosomal protein L16 — MLVPKRVKHRREFRGKMRGEAKGGKNVDFGEYGLKALDSSWISNRQIEAARVAITRYMKRGGKVWIRIFPHKSYTEKGIGTRMGSGKGAPAGWVAVVKRQKVMFEVAGVPEEVAREALRLAANKLPVRTKIVAREEVGGESNEG, encoded by the coding sequence ATGTTAGTACCAAAACGTGTAAAGCATCGTCGCGAATTTCGTGGCAAGATGCGTGGTGAAGCCAAAGGCGGCAAGAACGTCGATTTTGGTGAATATGGTTTGAAGGCTTTAGATTCTTCTTGGATCTCTAACCGCCAGATCGAAGCAGCTCGTGTTGCGATCACGCGTTATATGAAACGTGGTGGGAAAGTATGGATTCGGATCTTCCCGCATAAATCATATACTGAAAAAGGTATCGGTACTCGTATGGGTTCTGGTAAAGGTGCACCAGCAGGCTGGGTAGCCGTTGTTAAACGTCAAAAAGTGATGTTTGAAGTAGCCGGTGTTCCAGAAGAAGTTGCACGTGAAGCTTTACGCTTAGCTGCGAACAAATTACCAGTTCGGACTAAGATCGTAGCACGTGAGGAAGTAGGTGGCGAATCAAATGAAGGCTAA
- the rpmC gene encoding 50S ribosomal protein L29 translates to MKAKEIKDLTTAEMLDREKEYKEELFNLRFQLATGQLENTARLKQVRKNIARIKTVLRQQELNQG, encoded by the coding sequence ATGAAGGCTAAAGAAATTAAAGACTTAACCACTGCTGAAATGCTTGACCGCGAAAAAGAATATAAAGAAGAACTTTTTAATCTTCGTTTCCAATTGGCTACTGGTCAATTAGAAAACACTGCGCGTTTAAAACAAGTACGTAAAAATATTGCTCGCATCAAGACAGTATTACGTCAACAAGAATTAAACCAAGGCTAA
- the rpsQ gene encoding 30S ribosomal protein S17: MSEKETRNARKVIQGRVVSDKMEKTITVAVETTKQHRTYGKRIRYTKKYYAHDENNEAKTGDIVQIMETRPLSAKKRFRLLKVVEKAVIL, from the coding sequence TTGAGCGAAAAAGAAACACGTAACGCACGTAAAGTCATCCAAGGCCGTGTCGTATCCGATAAAATGGAAAAAACGATCACTGTTGCGGTAGAAACGACAAAGCAACACCGTACTTACGGCAAGCGGATTCGTTATACAAAGAAATACTACGCTCACGACGAAAACAATGAAGCAAAAACTGGCGATATTGTCCAAATCATGGAAACTCGTCCGTTGTCTGCTAAGAAACGTTTCCGTCTGCTCAAGGTCGTAGAAAAGGCAGTTATTCTATAA
- the rplN gene encoding 50S ribosomal protein L14 codes for MIQQESRLKVADNSGAREILTIKILGGSRVKTANIGDIIVATVKQATPGGVVKKGDVVKAVIVRTKSGAHRPDGSYIKFDENAAVIINADKSPRGTRIFGPVARELRDNNFMKIVSLAPEVL; via the coding sequence GTGATTCAACAAGAAAGTCGTTTAAAAGTCGCTGATAATTCTGGTGCTCGTGAGATCTTAACCATCAAAATTTTAGGCGGTTCACGTGTCAAAACAGCAAATATCGGTGATATTATTGTTGCAACGGTTAAACAAGCAACACCAGGTGGCGTTGTCAAAAAAGGTGACGTTGTCAAAGCGGTTATCGTTCGTACTAAGTCAGGTGCACATCGCCCAGATGGTTCTTACATCAAGTTTGATGAGAACGCAGCTGTAATCATCAACGCTGATAAGAGCCCAAGAGGAACACGTATCTTTGGACCTGTTGCCCGTGAATTACGTGACAACAACTTCATGAAGATTGTTTCTTTGGCACCAGAAGTATTGTAA
- the rplX gene encoding 50S ribosomal protein L24, translating into MFVKTGDKVRVISGKDKGKEGTVTKALPKTDQVIVEGVHAIKKHQKATNTNPQGGIIDANAPIHVSNVMLIDPSTNEPTRVGYKVVDGKKVRVSKKSGEVIDK; encoded by the coding sequence ATGTTCGTAAAAACTGGCGATAAAGTTCGTGTCATCAGCGGTAAAGACAAAGGTAAAGAAGGTACTGTTACTAAAGCATTACCTAAAACTGATCAAGTCATCGTTGAAGGCGTACATGCGATCAAGAAGCATCAAAAAGCAACTAATACTAACCCACAAGGTGGTATTATTGACGCTAATGCTCCAATCCATGTATCTAACGTTATGTTGATCGATCCATCCACTAACGAACCAACTCGTGTCGGTTATAAAGTTGTCGATGGTAAAAAAGTACGTGTCTCCAAAAAATCTGGAGAAGTTATCGATAAATAA
- the rplE gene encoding 50S ribosomal protein L5: MANRLKERYVKEITPAMMEKFNYTSVMQTPKVEKIVLNMGVGDAVANAKNLDNAVAELKLISGQQPIITKAKKSIAGFRLREGMAIGTKVTLRGERMYDFLDKLINVSLPRVRDFHGVSTKSFDGRGNYTLGVREQLIFPEIDYDQVDKVRGMDIVIVTTANTDEESRELLTQIGMPFTK; encoded by the coding sequence ATGGCTAATCGTTTAAAAGAAAGATACGTAAAAGAAATTACACCAGCAATGATGGAAAAATTCAATTACACATCCGTAATGCAAACACCAAAGGTTGAAAAGATCGTGTTAAATATGGGTGTTGGTGATGCAGTTGCAAATGCTAAAAACTTAGATAATGCAGTTGCTGAATTAAAACTGATTTCTGGTCAACAACCAATCATCACTAAAGCTAAGAAGTCAATTGCCGGCTTCCGCTTACGTGAGGGTATGGCAATCGGGACTAAAGTTACGCTACGTGGTGAACGTATGTATGACTTTTTAGATAAATTAATCAATGTTTCCTTGCCACGTGTCCGTGATTTCCACGGTGTTAGCACAAAGTCATTTGATGGCCGTGGTAACTATACATTAGGTGTTCGTGAACAATTGATTTTCCCAGAAATCGATTATGATCAGGTTGATAAAGTCCGCGGTATGGATATCGTCATTGTTACAACTGCTAACACTGATGAAGAATCACGCGAATTACTGACACAAATCGGAATGCCATTCACAAAATAA
- a CDS encoding type Z 30S ribosomal protein S14, whose protein sequence is MAKKSMVAKQQRPAKFSSQAYTRCERCGRPHSVYRKFHLCRICLRELAHAGQIPGLKKASW, encoded by the coding sequence TTGGCTAAGAAATCAATGGTCGCTAAGCAGCAACGTCCTGCTAAATTTTCATCACAAGCTTATACTCGTTGTGAGCGTTGTGGTCGTCCACATTCAGTTTATCGTAAATTCCATTTATGCCGGATCTGCCTTCGTGAATTAGCGCATGCTGGTCAAATTCCAGGCTTAAAGAAAGCTAGCTGGTAA
- the rpsH gene encoding 30S ribosomal protein S8, with protein sequence MVMTDPIADYLTRIRNANMVRHESLEVPASNMLRSISEILKREGFIRDFESVEDDKQGIIRVFLKYGKDNERVISGLKRISKPGLRAYVKADAVPKVLNGLGIAILSTSEGVLTDKEARAKNIGGEVLAYIW encoded by the coding sequence ATGGTCATGACTGATCCAATCGCAGATTACTTGACTCGTATTCGTAACGCCAATATGGTGCGTCACGAGTCCTTAGAAGTACCTGCATCTAATATGCTCCGCAGCATTTCAGAAATCTTGAAGCGTGAAGGTTTTATCCGCGACTTCGAATCCGTTGAAGATGACAAACAAGGCATCATCCGCGTATTCTTGAAGTACGGTAAAGATAACGAACGCGTTATTTCCGGCCTCAAACGTATTTCAAAACCAGGTTTACGTGCATACGTCAAAGCTGATGCTGTACCGAAGGTTTTAAACGGCTTAGGTATTGCAATCTTATCCACTTCTGAAGGTGTTCTCACTGATAAAGAAGCTCGGGCTAAGAACATCGGTGGCGAAGTTCTCGCCTACATCTGGTAA